acgggaacgggtgaagaaacagctcgctgaaactaaacacgctaagctcgtgctcaagaccgaccaaccagtagcatatatagtatgctaagcaaagctaagcaaagctaagcaaagctaagctaaagctaagcatatagctatgatatttgaagtgtttgtcgtgtgcaacttaaccttcatttctctgtgttttgtctgcatcgggtattatatagttaaaactaaatcttacttgttatattataagatggagtgtgaggaattgctcgaacaattgtctgggggtacccccactgggggtgtgggggattcccccaagcgagagaaactggtggcgttggctgttggcggcaaagccaaacattactttggagactacactccggataaaattcacaaaatgtcagccgaagaaatcgataagctgtacgctagatacgagtcccggctcggagcagaaatgacaaagacaataggatcggctatgacccagatatacaccggtattgtatcatacttccttcccattccaccagagcgccgactttacctgtgggaagacctcgagaaagacccttttatcgaacacgccgtgagttctatcagctgcgggctgtaccacaaatatggtatgttgttggctccagtgacggcggcgattatcacagcaaaacattgtcaatttgagagaaagaataataataatagtatagatggatgctgcacaggaaaccccagtgagggaaacccctcccgaggtgacggtggagaccccttcacaggaaccagtgagggaagtgaccccaacagtaaccaggcagaagaatcctaagagagtagctgccggtaaaaaacggtggtgtaaccaacataaagtggccaacccaacccgactgttgttggctgtaggcgtaactgctgccttggctatctcgtggttatatacacgtgagggaaaccctcaccatgaggtggtaacccccactgttgggggtgtggggggtacccccaccgtcgacccgcatatcatgttataattttaatattttatatcatatacataatgtctgaggggaaaacgttcgtcaacgacgcataccacgccacagtggtcgccagtctagccgtagggtacgctcggttgactaaaatggtgcttaaacaaccaactatcaagctagatttcaacctgcaggatatgggtatgcttataatgaaccttggtatggcgatggccacaaaagacatcctagtaaaacaagggatcatacctgaaaatataatgaaataaatatagggatggccacgatagctatgatggtcggtggggcgttagtgaatgccctggcattttccgggagtaatttcctcttctcgaaactacgagatgatcacgcggctgaaatacaggaagaaaggaagcggcacgatctcgctactgagaaattacaaaaggcacaggccgagtacgctaaaaaacgcctccagaggatcgatttcattaacgaacaactcaagcgtgaaaaccatgccgttcaaacattcaacgatgttgatgaagcaatgaaagaatactacctactaactggtaaacaattggaaccgctcaataaacccacactcgctcagtactacacaccatccaagggacaaatgaatcgtgaactgggcttcatagtgttgggtatagcagctactgcgttggttgcgaagcaattaaattaaaatacctatataagtaaacatgagacccgctccataccgatgcgaatacatacttatggggaagaccgaggcctgtggtaggaaatgcaggaatcaggggttctgttgtttccaagGACACTACtatctatgtaaagctcacggagcgaacgtagtcagacatcaactcatctacgagaataaaaaaggctacataaaagaacgtaggcgactgctcaagatagccacttaagggttacctccctttactgtgaagcaattggacattggttctcttaggtgtaaacactatgtctactgtacgcgagctgaagagggtcgcaaaacagagaggtgtgatcgggtattctcgaatgcggaagccagcattgttgagattactaggtttagaagtccctcctacggtaacacaattaaaagctcaagcaaaacagcttggatacacgggttattcacacctggggagagccgggttaaccgcattgttatcacatgcccccgtagcaaaacctcccactgtaaaacaactgaaagccgaggcacacgatttgggtttaggtgggtattcccgtatgagaaaaccacagcttgtagaattattacgacagaatagagctattgacctacagttcgtgcgcactgagcgcgctgtaggtaactatttgagaggttggcgcatgcacgttgatagaaacatagacattacagatatcaagcctctgatagctgataaggtcaaccaggaactaaataacctaggaagtataaaatttcagatcacagtgaaaatgtcgctcgataagcaggttgggggccccacaggggccactgagtatgttcagccttacttccgaggtcaacaagaggtcgccacacatacagagaccattgatacatcaatcgataccagttttcagcagatacgagaatacctagaacgctacacacacttggggtccgggtgggctgtagataaaatcgataatgtctatctagacatagctaactacgtgccgttcagaggcgggtcatacctagccttgcctccctactataggaacaaacatgccatagtaaacgttaagaatagaggaaacgattgcctgaggttagctatcaggtcagccttatttccagctggcgctaattcagataggctttctagctatccccaagatgatgggctcaattgggatggtatagatgaacccacccccatatcccagatcactaaagtagaaaaacagaataatctggctataaatgtctttggacacgaaggtaacacaacaatagtacacagggtcagcccggtgaaggatcgccaagttatcaatatattcatgatccagcgaggtgacaagtatcactacacatggataaaacactttagcaggctgttgtatgaccaatcagcatacaaaggaaagacccacttctgtgaacgatgtctacatggcttcacccgagctgatttattagaatcccaccgggatgattgtcaaggtgtggggcagacggccatacgagtcgacatgcctaaggaaggtgataatatcctaaaattctgtaaccacaagaaccaaatgtctgtgccttatatcatatacgccgacttcgaagccttagtggctgccgccggcgaggctcccagtggtagcttcacccacaagacacaagagcataaagcctgttcgtttggatacattgtcgtccgttgtgacggggaaacgaaagctccggtagtatatagggggcctgacgcggctgaaaggtttctaaagtgtttgcaggaggaagaaaaaattattaggaatgcattgtataaaatcgctcccatgcgtctgacccgagtcgacaggctagcccacgctagtagcactaactgtcacgtgtgtgaatcaccacttaacggtgattcggtgagagatcactgtcacataactggtaagtatagaggcgccgctcacaacgcgtgcaacctcaagcttaaaatcaaccctaagacaataaacattcccgttgtctttcacaacttgagagggtacgactcacacttgatcatgcaggccatcgcgaaaatcgatggtaatataacgtgcatccccaacaacatggagagatacatctccttcagcttaaacggacttaggttcattgactcgtttcagttcctcctgtcgtcactcgacagtctggtcaaggccaacaataccttccctatcaccgatcgatacacagacgccgagactagacccctgcttatgaggaagggtgtgtacccctatgagtacatggatagttgggccaagttcaccgagaccagactaccccctattgactgcttttatagcaagctgaatgaggcgtccgtctcacgagatgattactcgcacgcgactaacgtatggaataaactgggttgtaagaacctgggtgattatcacgacctgtacttgaggacagatgtactgctgttagccgacgtgtttgagacgtttaggcggacatgtttcaagcagtataaactcgaccctgcatggtattacaccagcccaggtctgtcgtgggacgccttgcttaaaaagaccggagttaatttggaattgctcacagattacgacatgcacctattcattgagaaaggcttgcgaggtgggatttccatggcatccaaacgatacgcgaaagcaaataatcaatacgtgaaaggttacgatcctaacaagccaaccaatcacattctctacctcgacgcaaacaacctgtacggctgggccatgagtcagtatctacctacagggggattcgaatgggtaccccacgttgatgttatgggggttgcaccagattcgaacaaagggtatatcctcgaggttgacttagagtataccaaggaattacacacatcacacaacagctaccccctggcccccgaacgtatgagggttaacccagactggatgtctgagtaccaacataacttgtcaggtggtcgtgtgacagacgttgaaaaactcgtgcctaacttaatgaataagaccaagtacatcgttcactatcgcaacctacagctgtacctgtcgttgggtatgaggctgaccaaaatacacagggtgctcatgttcgaccagagcccatggatggagccctacatcagaatgaacacagacctacgaaaaaaagccaccagtgattttgagaaaaatctctacaagctcatgaacaactcggtgtttggtaagactatggagaacctgaggaaacgtgtgaccgtgaagctggttcggtcgattgaggaagacaagctcaggagattgatagccagtccggcattcaaccgtagtaagatattcacagacaacctggttgccctacacatgaagaaaagccacataaaattcaaccggcctgtttacgtggggatgagcatcctcgatttatccaaacacctgatgtacgacttttactacaacgagctcaagaaacagtacggcgacaggtgtgaagtgctgtacactgacacggattccctgctgatggagattcgaaccgaggacgtgtacaaggacatgaaaaaacacctcgatttatacgacaccagcgactaccctaagacccatgccatacacagtacggtaaataaaaaggtcctaggtaagatgaaggacgagtgtgctggcacgcccatagccgagtacataggtttgagacctaagatgtactccatactgaaagccgacaatagtgagatccggaaggctaagggggttaagaagtatgtggtaaaacaacacatcaaacacgccagattcaaggaagccctgttcaagacccgtacctttaggcataaaatgaacacacttagaagtgataggcataagatatacggactgactataaacaagacgtccctgtcgcctatggacactaaacgttggatagctattgatgggataaacacatacgcgtatggacatgaaaaaatttgaggctatttactacagcccgcgtgggtactggaaaggagctagcgcagtagataagctagctaaaatagcgcgagtatccccggaggaagccaaagcgtggcttgaaaaacaagccctgtggcagatctatttgccggcaccacgctacctgcctagaaggaggttcggtattaacatacctaatagcgttcaccaggcagacctactgttcctaccccacgacaagaggtacaagtatgccttaaccgtagtggacgtagccagtcgttacaaggaagccgaacccttgaccacgaaagattcggcccaggtagccagaggattcgaacgcatatacaaacgcagcccgctgacgtggccaacagagctgcaagttgaccccggacgggagttcatgggtgccgtgtcacaactgctagccaaacacgatacaaaggtcaggcgtggcatggccggagcccatcgcagccaagccatagttgagagatttaataggactttggctgagcgcttgttcggccatcagtatgctagggagatggtcagccctggaaaacgatcgactgaatgggtcacgaggttacctaaggtggtgtcggcaatcaaccatgaagtcacccgtctcaccggtaagaaaccggcagacgctatcaaactaaaatcaatagttgcagagtcggccgctccattgcgtgggaaggagaaacagataccagatagatccctagtgaggtatctataccagccgggggaacacgaaggcgatagccgtaagcgggccaccgatcctatatggtcagtcaaaacttacaacatagataaagtggatatgaaagccgacgaacctaacttgtactacttgaggggtgggccgggtagggggtttgtaagagaagaattattaatcgtaccgtacggcacagtgttacctccaaccaatacacggtaaactgtttcatagacacccaacctttttgtagtaggggtaatagtagcaagatctaaggtcccaaccaaagccttatttagtaaataaggctttgtagagacatttcttgaaagtgagccaaaacccctattccctatactactcaaacAGATTGCTGTCAAAGCATCAAGTCAAGGTGGCCCTCACGTTTCATAATGGACAATTCGATGCTCATTAAAACTCTCTGGATATGCTAAACAGGAACCGAAAAGGTCCCCTTGATGACAGATGATCATAAGACCAAACGACTTGAATGGTGTAGAAAGTATGGCTGCCAGGATGTTTCCAACGTGATTTTCCCAGACGAGAGTAAATTTCATTTTTACAGAATAACGAGGAAGAGGTGGTCTAAGGGAGGAAAGTGCTTGAAAATGGTACCGACGTTTTCTCCAAGTGTCATGGTATGGGGTGGCATCAGTAAACTCGGCGTGACGCCTCTGCTGAAGATGGAAGGCAGATTTGATTCTCGCAAACACTGTGATATTTTACAGCAAGGCGTACTAGATTCCCACATAGGTCAAAGTGGAATCCCATTCCAACTTCAACAAGACAATGCAACGATCCACAAATCAATTCACACCTTGACCTGGCCGGAAGCCAATCACGTGACCTTATTACATTTTCCCGATGCGTCACCAGACTTAAATCCAATAGAAAATGTGTGGCAGATCATAAAGGACAAAGTTGCGAAGTGGAACCCAAAAGCATCCGCGAGTGGCGTCATGTTATTGACCAGACATGGATGGACCTACCCCAAACGTATCTAGACAATTTAAGATTCCATGCCGCGTCGAATTCAGCAGTGCATACAGAGAAACGGAGGACTGACCGACTTCTAAGATATATTTCCTTTATGGACAAGGCATCAGACACATCTGTGACAAattgttaatgaaatcttattatgttaatatgaaatataaaatagACAGCACTGTGAAAAGTCTCATTTTTTTCTGCTCAGCGTTTGCTCACACACAACGTACATTGTACCAGGCTATTCACGCAGAGTTTCCTACCACCGCAGTCCGAGGTTGTTATTTCCACTACTCCCAGTGTGTCTGGAGAAAGGTGCAGGACTTGGAACTTGTACGTGCCTATAAGGACAACCCTGAAGTTGGACGTTTGGTTCGCCGTGCTGCTGCACTGGCACTGTTGCCTGCAGGGAATGTCCAAGATGTGTGGGTGGACTGCATGAATGACGGCCCTATTGGTCATGCCAAGTGCGAGCAGTTTAAAGACTACATCGTGAACAACTGGGTGGACTTCGGTGCTAGATTCCCCATTGCTGTCTGGAACCACAACAACACTGAAGGGCCGAGAACAAACAACCACCTAGAGGGTTGGCACCATCACCTGAACCAAACTGTGCAGCGCTGTCATCCCAACATCTTCAGTTTCATCTTCACCATCAAGTCCTTGGAATCCTCAAACAGAAGACTGCTTGCTCAGATGATGCATGGTGCCAACCCTCCACCCAGGAAGAGGAAGTATGTTCAACTGGACAATCGTCTGCAGAACCTGAAGACCCAGCTGCAGAACAACCAGAAGACACCCTTGGAGTTCGTGGACGCTGCAGGAAGATTGCTGAAATTAGACTGAACACTGTGCACATGATATACCTGTACCTAGCAACATTCAGTGATGACTATTTTGGCTATGCGACAAATTAAATGCGctatgtgataaatgtgtgataaatgtgtaatgtgttgtatgtaaaataaacatgagattacacgtgtgtttatatttttgttgaaaatgaactgatCCAAGAGTCGCATGATAGGGGTGACAGGTAGTAATTAGAAATCAGTCGTCCATTAAGTTTGTGTATTTAATGAGTAGTCCAGTTGGAGAGTAGTCGTAATGGGAGGGAACCAGTTTACCTATCTCAATCGATATGAAGACTTATGACGTAGCTTTCT
This genomic stretch from Haliotis asinina isolate JCU_RB_2024 chromosome 4, JCU_Hal_asi_v2, whole genome shotgun sequence harbors:
- the LOC137281156 gene encoding uncharacterized protein: MVPTFSPSVMVWGGISKLGVTPLLKMEGRFDSRKHSFAHTQRTLYQAIHAEFPTTAVRGCYFHYSQCVWRKVQDLELVRAYKDNPEVGRLVRRAAALALLPAGNVQDVWVDCMNDGPIGHAKCEQFKDYIVNNWVDFGARFPIAVWNHNNTEGPRTNNHLEGWHHHLNQTVQRCHPNIFSFIFTIKSLESSNRRLLAQMMHGANPPPRKRKYVQLDNRLQNLKTQLQNNQKTPLEFVDAAGRLLKLD